In Deltaproteobacteria bacterium, a single window of DNA contains:
- a CDS encoding ABC-F family ATP-binding cassette domain-containing protein, with amino-acid sequence MEEAAESCKRAACGGTLARLQKPAVLTVADLQKAFGGQVVLDHVNWFVPLGGRVALVGANGSGKSTFLRIIAGEVEADGGSLSVPKGATIGYLPQEVMGLQGRTVLAEAMTAFDHIRVIAAECQRLEEALAHSAADDPEHDALMTAYAEAREAWDTHGSYDLESRAESVLAGLGFQTSDFARDCGEFSGGWQMRIALATLLLREPSLLLLDEPTNHLDIEARDWLEAFLRSYPHTVVMVAHDRYFLDQTVTRITELSRGRLSDFDCDYSHYLVEKEERRQQQEEAYRLQQEEIARVEAFISRFRYQASKAALVQSRIKQLDKIDRLEPPDGGVRTVHFRFPQPARSGRIVLELTGASKRYGDLTVYDHVDVAIERGRKIALVGPNGAGKSTLMRMWAGVDALDAGERRVGHNVTLSYFAQDRGANLDPDKTVLDVVTEAAPVALVPQVRTLLGAFLFSGDSVYKRTRVLSGGERSRLALATLLLHPMNCLLLDEPTNHLDLAAKEVLLQALLDYTGTIVFVAHDRYFLDHLPDEVLEVGHGTAVRYLGNYEAYLAKKALEAAAPYQPAIVSRPAPPRATNGERQADAGERAAAKRAAREIEKRARDAADIERLIAEKEERLGSLTATINDPEFYQRHPNPQTVFSEFAKLKDEVESLYAKLERLERRAPEIAPTA; translated from the coding sequence ATAGAAGAGGCGGCAGAAAGTTGCAAGCGGGCGGCTTGCGGCGGCACGCTCGCCCGGCTACAAAAACCGGCTGTGCTAACGGTCGCCGACTTACAGAAGGCCTTCGGGGGTCAGGTCGTTCTCGATCATGTGAACTGGTTCGTGCCGCTGGGCGGGCGGGTCGCGCTGGTCGGCGCCAACGGCTCGGGGAAGTCGACCTTCCTGCGCATCATCGCCGGCGAAGTCGAAGCGGACGGCGGATCGCTGAGCGTGCCGAAAGGCGCCACCATCGGCTACCTGCCGCAAGAGGTCATGGGGCTGCAGGGACGCACGGTGCTGGCGGAGGCGATGACCGCGTTCGATCACATCCGTGTCATCGCCGCCGAGTGCCAGCGCCTCGAAGAAGCCCTCGCCCATTCCGCCGCCGATGATCCCGAACACGACGCGCTGATGACGGCCTACGCCGAGGCGCGCGAGGCGTGGGACACGCACGGCAGCTACGATCTCGAGAGTCGCGCCGAGTCGGTGCTCGCCGGCCTCGGCTTTCAGACCAGCGACTTCGCACGCGACTGCGGCGAGTTCTCTGGCGGTTGGCAAATGCGCATCGCGCTCGCCACCCTGCTGCTGCGCGAACCCTCGCTGCTCCTGCTCGACGAGCCGACCAACCATCTCGACATCGAAGCGCGCGATTGGTTGGAGGCGTTCCTGCGCAGCTATCCGCACACCGTCGTCATGGTTGCGCACGATCGCTATTTCCTCGATCAGACGGTGACTCGCATCACCGAGCTGTCGCGCGGCCGGCTCAGCGACTTCGATTGCGACTACAGCCACTACCTGGTCGAGAAGGAGGAGCGGCGACAGCAACAGGAAGAGGCCTATCGGCTGCAGCAGGAAGAAATCGCGCGCGTCGAGGCGTTCATCAGTCGCTTCCGCTACCAGGCCTCTAAGGCCGCGCTGGTGCAGAGCCGCATCAAGCAGCTCGACAAGATCGATCGGCTTGAACCGCCCGACGGCGGCGTGCGCACCGTTCACTTCCGCTTTCCGCAACCCGCCCGCAGCGGCCGCATTGTCTTGGAGCTGACCGGGGCGTCGAAACGTTACGGCGACCTGACGGTGTACGACCATGTGGATGTGGCCATCGAGCGCGGCCGCAAGATCGCCCTGGTCGGTCCCAACGGCGCCGGCAAGTCGACGTTGATGCGGATGTGGGCGGGCGTCGACGCGCTCGATGCCGGTGAGCGCCGCGTCGGGCACAACGTCACGCTGAGCTATTTCGCACAGGATCGCGGCGCCAACCTCGATCCCGACAAGACCGTACTCGATGTGGTCACCGAAGCCGCGCCGGTCGCCTTGGTGCCGCAGGTGCGCACGCTGCTTGGCGCCTTTCTGTTCAGCGGCGACAGCGTGTACAAGCGCACGCGCGTCCTCAGCGGCGGCGAGCGCAGCCGCCTGGCGCTGGCGACTCTGCTGTTGCACCCGATGAATTGCCTGCTGCTCGACGAGCCGACCAATCATCTCGACCTCGCGGCCAAGGAGGTGTTGCTGCAAGCGCTGCTCGACTATACCGGGACCATCGTCTTCGTCGCGCACGATCGCTACTTCCTCGATCACCTGCCAGACGAAGTCCTCGAAGTCGGCCACGGCACCGCCGTGCGCTACCTCGGCAACTACGAAGCGTACCTCGCCAAGAAGGCCCTCGAAGCGGCCGCGCCGTATCAACCGGCGATCGTCTCGCGACCGGCACCGCCGCGGGCAACCAATGGCGAACGCCAGGCGGACGCGGGCGAGCGCGCCGCGGCCAAGCGGGCCGCGCGCGAGATCGAAAAGCGTGCGCGCGATGCCGCTGACATCGAGCGCCTCATCGCCGAGAAGGAAGAGCGGCTCGGCAGTCTCACCGCGACCATCAACGATCCCGAGTTCTACCAGCGCCATCCCAATCCGCAGACCGTGTTCAGCGAGTTTGCCAAGCTCAAAGATGAAGTCGAATCGCTCTACGCCAAGCTCGAACGGTTGGAACGCCGCGCACCCGAGATCGCCCCGACCGCCTGA
- a CDS encoding alpha/beta hydrolase, protein MQTVRVGNINLAYYTYGTGFPVLMIQGLGGRAADWSNVPATLGERFQAITFDNRGTGKSDKPDEEYSLNTMADEAVAVLDAIAGSSTPAHVVGVSMGGMIAQLVALRHPQRVKKLALLSTTPGGSHTVPPSPMAMLALMPDLTKPPEEIVRNAMRAITAPGFADAHAEILREIVATALSAPTPQFVFARQMAAVMASDRYERLREISAPTLVLHGDVDPLVPYANGEIVASRIPGATLHTLRGCGHLAMWEQPRELTAALLEFLS, encoded by the coding sequence ATGCAGACCGTTCGCGTCGGCAACATCAACCTCGCGTACTACACCTACGGCACGGGCTTTCCGGTCTTGATGATTCAAGGGCTCGGCGGTCGCGCGGCGGACTGGTCGAATGTGCCGGCGACACTGGGCGAGCGGTTTCAGGCGATCACGTTCGACAATCGCGGCACCGGCAAGTCGGACAAACCCGACGAAGAGTACAGCCTCAACACCATGGCCGACGAGGCCGTCGCGGTGCTCGACGCGATCGCCGGCTCGAGCACGCCGGCGCATGTCGTCGGCGTCTCGATGGGTGGGATGATCGCGCAACTGGTTGCGCTGCGGCATCCGCAGCGAGTGAAGAAGCTGGCGCTGTTGTCGACCACCCCGGGCGGATCGCATACGGTGCCGCCGTCACCAATGGCGATGCTGGCGTTGATGCCGGACCTCACCAAGCCGCCCGAAGAAATCGTGCGCAACGCGATGCGCGCGATCACCGCGCCCGGGTTTGCCGATGCGCATGCCGAGATCTTGCGCGAGATCGTGGCGACCGCGCTTAGCGCGCCGACGCCGCAATTCGTCTTCGCCCGCCAAATGGCGGCGGTCATGGCGAGCGATCGCTACGAACGCTTGCGCGAGATCAGTGCGCCGACGTTGGTGCTGCACGGCGACGTCGATCCGCTCGTGCCGTACGCCAACGGCGAAATCGTCGCGTCGCGGATTCCAGGAGCGACGCTGCACACCTTGCGCGGCTGCGGTCATCTGGCGATGTGGGAGCAGCCGCGCGAGCTGACCGCGGCGTTGTTGGAGTTCCTGTCGTGA
- the amrS gene encoding AmmeMemoRadiSam system radical SAM enzyme gives MPTTPAAANLQSLLEQRTSAGELYERLPDQALRCVACGHRCFLPDGKIGICKVRFNRGGTLQVPTGYVAALQCDPVEKKPFFHARPGALALSFGMLGCDYHCGYCQNWLTSQALRDPAAGTAPRRMTPEQIVRLALDYGAEIVASTYNEPLITSEWAVEVFKVARAHGLLTAYISNGNATPEVLDYLRPWVDLYKVDLKGFNDKQYRKLGGVLATVLDTIRRLVAMDFWLEVVTLIVPGFNDSDSELSALAGFLASVSRDIPWHVTAYHPDYKMIDRDRTTADTLLRAVAIGRSAGLRFVYAGNLPGHVGRFEDTRCPACDTTVVERTGFRVQRVLLGDGRCPRCASEIPGRWGTRERTIESPGYPVAIV, from the coding sequence ATGCCGACAACTCCCGCGGCAGCGAATCTGCAAAGCCTGCTCGAGCAACGCACCAGCGCCGGCGAGCTGTACGAGCGCTTACCCGACCAGGCGCTGCGCTGCGTCGCCTGTGGTCATCGCTGCTTCTTGCCCGACGGCAAGATCGGGATCTGCAAAGTGCGCTTCAATCGCGGCGGGACGCTGCAGGTGCCGACCGGCTATGTCGCGGCGCTCCAGTGCGATCCGGTCGAGAAAAAGCCGTTCTTCCACGCCCGCCCCGGCGCGCTGGCGCTCAGCTTCGGCATGCTCGGCTGTGACTACCACTGCGGCTATTGCCAGAACTGGCTGACCTCACAAGCGCTGCGTGATCCCGCCGCAGGCACGGCGCCGCGCCGCATGACGCCCGAGCAGATCGTGCGACTCGCGCTCGACTACGGCGCCGAGATCGTCGCCAGTACGTACAACGAGCCGCTCATCACCAGCGAGTGGGCGGTCGAGGTGTTCAAGGTGGCGCGCGCGCACGGCTTGCTGACCGCCTACATCTCCAACGGCAACGCGACGCCCGAAGTGCTCGACTACTTGCGGCCGTGGGTCGATCTCTACAAAGTCGATCTCAAGGGCTTCAACGACAAACAGTACCGCAAACTCGGCGGCGTGCTCGCCACCGTCCTCGATACGATCCGCCGACTGGTGGCGATGGACTTCTGGCTCGAAGTGGTGACGCTGATCGTGCCCGGCTTCAACGATTCGGACAGCGAACTCAGCGCGCTGGCGGGCTTCCTGGCGTCGGTGTCGCGCGACATCCCGTGGCACGTCACCGCGTACCATCCCGACTACAAGATGATCGATCGCGATCGCACGACGGCCGACACGCTGCTGCGCGCGGTCGCCATCGGGCGCAGCGCCGGCCTGCGCTTCGTCTATGCGGGCAATCTGCCCGGTCACGTCGGACGATTCGAAGACACGCGCTGCCCAGCGTGCGACACGACTGTGGTCGAGCGCACCGGTTTTCGTGTGCAGCGGGTGTTGCTGGGCGACGGCCGTTGCCCGCGGTGCGCGAGCGAGATTCCGGGCCGCTGGGGAACGCGCGAGCGCACGATTGAGTCGCCCGGCTATCCCGTCGCTATCGTGTAG
- a CDS encoding TIGR04282 family arsenosugar biosynthesis glycosyltransferase, protein MLPSCLAVMARYPEVGTVKTRLAGAIGAERACALYRAFLRDLDARFAPQPGRELVWLFHPPERDFAAIVSAGSRCVAQTGRDLGERMHAGFVRLLGEGFAKVLMIGADVPHIRDEWLDDAERALDHADVVLGPTADGGYYLIAMREPHDVFSGIAMSTSEVLAQTQAKAAAAGLRVHLLPPSFDIDEEADVVQLRELLAHSAWAARLRATAAELRNWL, encoded by the coding sequence ATGCTCCCCTCCTGCCTCGCCGTGATGGCCCGCTATCCCGAAGTCGGTACGGTGAAGACGCGGCTGGCGGGCGCCATCGGCGCCGAACGCGCGTGCGCGCTGTACCGGGCGTTCCTGCGTGATCTCGACGCACGTTTCGCGCCGCAGCCGGGGCGCGAATTGGTATGGCTCTTTCATCCTCCCGAGCGCGACTTCGCGGCGATCGTATCGGCGGGGTCGCGCTGCGTGGCGCAGACCGGACGTGACCTCGGTGAACGGATGCACGCCGGCTTCGTACGCTTGCTCGGCGAGGGTTTCGCGAAGGTCCTCATGATCGGGGCTGATGTTCCGCACATCCGCGACGAATGGCTCGACGACGCCGAGCGCGCGCTCGATCACGCCGACGTTGTCCTCGGTCCGACCGCCGACGGCGGGTACTATCTGATCGCAATGCGGGAGCCGCACGACGTCTTCAGCGGCATTGCGATGAGCACATCCGAAGTGTTGGCGCAGACACAGGCAAAGGCGGCCGCAGCCGGGCTGCGCGTTCATCTACTGCCGCCGAGTTTCGACATCGACGAGGAAGCTGACGTCGTGCAGTTACGCGAGTTGCTCGCGCACTCGGCCTGGGCGGCTCGTTTGCGAGCCACCGCAGCCGAGTTGCGCAACTGGCTTTGA